In Natrononativus amylolyticus, a single window of DNA contains:
- a CDS encoding helix-turn-helix transcriptional regulator gives MRVESRVPVFTRDTSISFETVLAALPVYPLETGAHLAALFGIVVLAVLGAGLVLRNRLETTDTTEPEVQPSRGDVMTDRERVRELVTENGGRMKQSAIVDSVDWSKAKVSRLLTDLEEDDEITKLRLGRENLVCLRGHEPPASRSSEQPPRE, from the coding sequence ATGAGAGTGGAATCCCGAGTCCCGGTATTTACCCGCGACACATCTATCAGTTTCGAGACTGTTTTGGCGGCGCTCCCGGTGTATCCGCTCGAGACGGGAGCGCACCTCGCGGCCCTGTTCGGTATCGTCGTCCTGGCGGTGCTCGGGGCCGGGCTGGTGCTTCGAAACCGACTCGAGACGACCGACACGACCGAACCGGAGGTCCAGCCGTCCCGCGGGGACGTGATGACCGACCGCGAACGGGTTCGGGAACTGGTCACCGAAAACGGCGGGCGGATGAAGCAGTCGGCGATCGTCGACTCCGTCGACTGGTCGAAAGCGAAGGTAAGCCGGCTGCTCACGGACCTCGAGGAGGACGACGAGATCACGAAGCTCCGCCTCGGCCGCGAGAACCTCGTCTGTCTGCGCGGCCACGAGCCGCCCGCCTCGCGGTCTTCCGAACAGCCGCCTCGAGAGTGA
- a CDS encoding NAD-dependent epimerase/dehydratase family protein, with the protein METPPLADRTVLVTGGAGFVGSHLVDALAPHNEVRVLDNLTTGSRSHVHDDARLIEGNVRDPIALQRACDGVDVVFHEAAVVSVTRSVDRPRETNRTNLEASLLLLEQARQEDARVVLASSAAVYGDPTDVPVSETARTEPTSPYGVQKLALDQYARVYASLYGLETVALRYFNVYGPRQQGPYSGVISAFLEQAQAGEPITVEGDGEQTRDFVHVEDVVRANLAAATTDRTGEAYNVGTGSQTSVLELAETVKSAVDTDAPIVHRPPRQGDIRHSRADVSKARSRLEFEARIDLEAGIQDLAERTAAPERPRKATDRGERTTS; encoded by the coding sequence ATGGAGACGCCACCGCTCGCCGACCGAACCGTGCTCGTGACCGGCGGTGCGGGCTTCGTCGGCAGCCACCTTGTCGACGCGCTCGCCCCACACAACGAGGTTCGCGTCCTCGACAACCTCACGACCGGCAGCCGGTCGCACGTCCACGACGACGCCCGGCTGATCGAGGGGAACGTCCGCGACCCGATCGCGCTCCAGCGCGCCTGCGACGGCGTCGACGTCGTCTTCCACGAGGCGGCGGTCGTGAGCGTCACCCGCAGCGTCGATCGCCCGCGGGAGACGAACCGGACGAACCTCGAAGCCAGTCTGTTGCTCCTCGAGCAGGCACGCCAAGAGGACGCCCGGGTCGTGCTGGCCTCGAGCGCCGCGGTCTACGGCGATCCGACCGACGTCCCGGTCTCCGAGACCGCGCGGACGGAGCCGACGTCCCCGTACGGCGTCCAGAAGCTCGCCCTCGACCAGTACGCGCGGGTGTACGCGTCGCTCTACGGCCTCGAGACGGTCGCACTGCGGTACTTCAACGTTTACGGGCCGCGCCAGCAGGGCCCCTACAGCGGCGTGATCTCGGCGTTCCTCGAACAGGCCCAAGCTGGGGAGCCGATCACGGTCGAGGGCGACGGCGAACAGACCCGCGACTTCGTCCACGTCGAGGACGTCGTCCGGGCGAACCTCGCCGCCGCGACGACCGACCGGACCGGCGAAGCGTACAACGTCGGCACCGGTTCACAGACCAGCGTCCTCGAACTGGCCGAGACGGTCAAGAGCGCCGTCGACACCGACGCACCGATCGTCCACCGGCCGCCCCGGCAGGGCGACATCCGCCACAGCCGCGCGGACGTGTCGAAAGCGCGCAGTCGGCTCGAGTTCGAGGCGCGGATCGACCTCGAGGCGGGAATCCAGGACCTCGCCGAGCGAACCGCCGCCCCGGAACGTCCCCGAAAGGCGACCGATCGAGGAGAGCGAACGACAAGCTGA
- the allB gene encoding allantoinase AllB gives MAVDLVVKNCTVVTTEGRTPDSGIAVEDGTIVAVGRSDRLPDADRTLDGAGNVLVPGIVDAHIHNREPGLEYKEDWETATRAAAAGGVTTVVGMPNTEPVIDRPERLAVKFDRGEASAYVDFQSFVVVTSENRERIPALDEAGALGYKIFLGSTVGDVPPPTDGEILEAMNAIRKTGKRLGFHEENGEIIDYYERQFREAGQNRPIDHAHSRPVIAEREAIERMITFAEETGAKIHMYHVSSGSGAEAVGRGKARGVDVTAETTPHYLWFTEDVLTEKGNVARIQPPIRDEREQARLWKALEDGAIDSIATDHAPHTDEEKKVDDPFGNTWEAISGFVGLETEVPVMLTFVDQGKLSLEEWVYHHATRPAQIWGMYPQKGSLRIGTDADFAIVDPDREWTLTDRNELHSKTRVTPFEGETFTGKAVSTVVRGEVVYDDGEITGEPGYGSRVDVD, from the coding sequence ATGGCTGTCGACCTCGTCGTGAAGAATTGTACCGTCGTGACGACCGAGGGACGGACGCCCGATTCGGGTATCGCCGTCGAGGACGGGACGATCGTCGCCGTCGGCCGGAGCGACCGGCTTCCCGACGCCGACCGCACGCTCGACGGCGCGGGCAACGTGCTGGTGCCGGGGATCGTCGACGCCCACATTCACAACCGCGAACCCGGCCTCGAGTACAAGGAAGACTGGGAGACCGCGACGCGGGCGGCCGCCGCGGGCGGCGTGACGACCGTCGTCGGTATGCCCAACACGGAGCCGGTGATCGACCGGCCGGAACGCCTCGCGGTGAAGTTCGACCGCGGCGAGGCGAGCGCGTACGTCGACTTTCAGAGCTTCGTCGTCGTTACGAGCGAGAACAGAGAGCGGATTCCGGCGCTCGACGAGGCGGGCGCGCTCGGCTACAAGATCTTCCTCGGCTCGACCGTCGGGGACGTCCCGCCGCCGACCGACGGCGAGATTCTCGAGGCGATGAACGCGATCCGGAAGACCGGTAAACGCCTCGGGTTCCACGAGGAAAACGGGGAGATCATCGACTACTACGAGCGACAGTTCCGCGAGGCCGGACAGAATCGCCCCATCGATCACGCCCACTCGCGGCCCGTCATCGCCGAGCGCGAGGCGATCGAGCGGATGATCACGTTCGCCGAGGAAACGGGCGCGAAGATCCACATGTACCACGTCTCCTCGGGCTCCGGCGCGGAGGCGGTCGGTCGCGGCAAAGCCCGCGGCGTCGACGTTACCGCCGAGACGACGCCACACTACCTCTGGTTCACCGAGGACGTGCTGACCGAGAAGGGAAACGTCGCTCGCATCCAGCCGCCGATTCGCGACGAACGGGAGCAAGCGCGGCTGTGGAAGGCACTCGAGGACGGCGCGATCGACTCGATCGCCACCGATCACGCGCCCCACACCGACGAGGAGAAGAAGGTCGACGATCCGTTCGGGAACACCTGGGAGGCCATCTCGGGGTTCGTCGGCCTCGAGACCGAGGTGCCGGTCATGCTCACGTTCGTCGACCAGGGAAAACTCTCCCTCGAGGAGTGGGTGTACCACCACGCCACGCGGCCCGCCCAGATCTGGGGGATGTACCCGCAGAAGGGATCGCTCCGGATCGGCACCGACGCCGACTTCGCGATCGTCGACCCCGACCGCGAGTGGACGCTCACGGACCGAAACGAGCTTCACTCGAAAACCCGCGTGACGCCGTTCGAAGGCGAGACGTTCACCGGAAAGGCGGTGAGTACCGTCGTCCGCGGCGAGGTCGTCTACGACGACGGCGAGATCACCGGCGAACCGGGGTACGGGAGCCGGGTCGACGTCGACTGA
- a CDS encoding cobyric acid synthase produces the protein MTRTLLVAGTASHVGKSTVAAGLCRHLADRGVSVAPFKAQNMSNNARVVLRPTADGGPGDGAETDRWGEIGVSQFVQCRAARITPTTDCNPVLLKPRGDGESQLVLQGRAVDHFAAGEYRDHHWKRARAAAESSFRRLAETHDVIVAEGAGGVAEINLRDRDLANVETPRLAAEAASERRESGGRAVDILLVVDIERGGAFASLYGAIELLPDDLRERVIGAVITKFRGDPAVLEPGIEEIESRTGVPVLGVLPFSDPGLPEEDSAGLPAVDSYEVRGRANGVDAERTVTIAVPRLPRISNATDLEALAAASGVRVAYLPLEGADSTARLERADAVVLPGTKNTVDDLLALREAGIDAALERFSGPIVGLCGGYQLLGERLENADREGTGERASVEGLGLLPVETRFEREKRLERTTVPVDGSESRVLAGATGTASGYEIHAGRTSALEAVGRPLGETSAARGSVFGTYLHGVFDNRNVREAFLAAVYRRADRRRPDTEYDASGSSAYDRAAALVRDHVDLEALGPPFVAETAGESSRP, from the coding sequence ATGACCAGAACCCTCCTCGTCGCCGGGACCGCGAGCCACGTCGGCAAGTCGACGGTTGCGGCCGGGCTCTGTCGCCACCTCGCCGACCGCGGGGTTTCGGTCGCGCCGTTCAAGGCTCAGAACATGAGCAACAACGCCCGCGTCGTCCTGCGGCCGACCGCCGACGGCGGTCCCGGAGACGGGGCAGAAACCGACCGCTGGGGCGAAATCGGCGTCTCCCAGTTCGTCCAGTGTCGGGCCGCCCGCATCACGCCGACGACCGACTGCAACCCCGTCCTCCTGAAACCGCGAGGCGACGGCGAGAGCCAGCTCGTCCTCCAGGGACGGGCCGTCGATCACTTCGCCGCCGGCGAGTATCGTGACCATCACTGGAAACGGGCTCGAGCCGCCGCCGAGTCGTCGTTTCGACGCCTGGCGGAAACCCACGACGTGATCGTTGCAGAGGGCGCGGGCGGCGTCGCCGAGATCAACCTCCGCGATCGGGACCTGGCGAACGTCGAGACGCCGCGACTTGCGGCCGAAGCCGCGAGCGAGCGACGAGAATCGGGCGGGCGGGCGGTCGACATCCTGCTCGTCGTCGACATCGAACGCGGCGGCGCGTTCGCCAGCCTCTACGGAGCCATCGAGTTGCTCCCCGACGACCTCCGCGAGCGCGTGATCGGCGCCGTCATCACGAAGTTCCGGGGCGATCCGGCGGTTCTCGAGCCCGGAATCGAGGAGATCGAATCCCGAACCGGCGTCCCCGTTCTCGGCGTGCTGCCCTTCAGCGACCCCGGCCTGCCCGAGGAGGATAGCGCGGGGTTGCCAGCGGTGGATTCGTACGAGGTTCGCGGGCGAGCGAATGGCGTCGACGCAGAGCGAACGGTGACGATCGCCGTCCCGCGACTGCCGCGAATCTCGAACGCGACGGACCTCGAGGCGCTCGCCGCCGCTTCCGGCGTTCGGGTCGCGTACCTTCCGCTCGAGGGAGCCGATTCGACGGCCCGTCTCGAACGAGCCGACGCCGTCGTCCTCCCCGGCACGAAAAACACCGTCGACGACCTCCTCGCGCTTCGGGAGGCGGGGATCGACGCGGCCCTCGAGCGGTTTTCCGGTCCGATCGTCGGCCTCTGTGGCGGCTACCAGCTCCTCGGGGAGCGACTCGAGAACGCGGATCGGGAGGGAACCGGCGAGCGAGCGTCCGTCGAGGGACTCGGACTGCTTCCGGTCGAAACCCGCTTCGAACGCGAGAAGCGCCTCGAGCGGACTACCGTCCCCGTCGACGGGTCCGAATCGCGGGTGCTCGCCGGCGCGACGGGAACCGCGTCGGGCTACGAGATCCACGCGGGACGGACCAGCGCGCTCGAGGCGGTGGGACGGCCCCTGGGGGAGACGAGCGCCGCCCGCGGGAGCGTCTTCGGGACGTACCTTCACGGCGTCTTCGACAACCGAAACGTTCGGGAGGCGTTCCTCGCGGCGGTGTACCGCCGTGCGGACCGCCGGCGACCCGACACCGAGTACGACGCGAGCGGATCGTCGGCGTACGACCGAGCCGCCGCGCTCGTTCGCGACCACGTCGATCTCGAGGCGCTGGGTCCGCCGTTCGTCGCGGAAACTGCCGGCGAATCGAGCCGCCCGTGA
- a CDS encoding ABC transporter ATP-binding protein: protein MAVIEARGLEKSYGSVDALCGMTLSISRGELFGFLGPNGAGKTTTIRTLTGQLEPDAGTATVLGTDPADDPIETRRRVGILPEQQSPPSFLTPREFFAFVGDVRNLDADAVAERTDLWADRLAFREKLDTLHTDLSRGQQQKVMIAQAFFHEPAAVFIDEPLANLDPLVQEQVKRFLRGYAAAGNAVFVSTHNIDVAEEICTRVGIVSEGRLVAERSLPTDDSLLEVFLERVDGTEPPTEESPLVA, encoded by the coding sequence ATGGCCGTCATAGAGGCACGGGGACTCGAGAAGTCCTACGGCTCCGTCGACGCACTCTGCGGGATGACTCTCTCGATTTCACGCGGGGAACTGTTCGGATTTCTCGGCCCGAACGGGGCCGGGAAGACGACGACGATCCGCACTCTGACCGGCCAGCTCGAGCCCGACGCCGGAACCGCGACCGTTCTCGGGACCGACCCGGCCGACGACCCGATCGAAACCCGTCGCAGGGTGGGCATCTTACCGGAACAGCAGTCGCCGCCGAGCTTTCTCACGCCGCGGGAGTTCTTCGCGTTCGTCGGCGACGTCCGGAACCTCGACGCCGACGCCGTCGCCGAGCGAACCGACCTGTGGGCCGACCGGCTGGCGTTCCGCGAGAAGCTCGACACCCTCCACACGGACCTCTCGCGGGGCCAGCAACAGAAGGTGATGATCGCACAGGCGTTCTTCCACGAACCCGCGGCGGTGTTCATCGACGAACCGCTCGCGAACCTCGATCCGCTCGTCCAGGAGCAGGTCAAACGCTTCCTCCGCGGGTACGCCGCGGCCGGCAACGCGGTCTTCGTTTCGACGCACAACATCGACGTCGCCGAGGAGATTTGCACGCGCGTCGGCATCGTCTCCGAGGGACGACTCGTCGCCGAGCGGTCGCTGCCGACCGACGACTCGCTTCTCGAGGTCTTCCTCGAGCGCGTCGACGGAACCGAACCGCCCACAGAGGAGTCGCCGCTGGTCGCATGA
- a CDS encoding cupin domain-containing protein, giving the protein MKPVHFEGAKTYEPDEGWRRVSLAGSEQFTFEWFEKPPGHSSPMHEHENEQVCVVLEGELTVYTEADEVHLKELGSVLLEAWESHRVENTGDERAVAIDVFAPGRGFDFWTDRTD; this is encoded by the coding sequence ATGAAACCTGTACACTTCGAGGGGGCGAAGACGTACGAACCGGACGAGGGATGGCGCCGAGTTTCCCTGGCGGGCAGTGAGCAGTTTACGTTTGAGTGGTTCGAGAAACCGCCTGGACACAGCTCACCGATGCACGAACACGAGAACGAACAGGTCTGCGTCGTTCTCGAAGGCGAGCTGACCGTCTACACCGAGGCCGACGAAGTTCACCTCAAAGAACTCGGTTCGGTGCTGTTAGAAGCCTGGGAATCACACCGAGTCGAAAATACGGGTGACGAGCGAGCGGTCGCGATCGACGTCTTCGCCCCCGGCCGAGGCTTCGACTTCTGGACTGACCGAACCGATTGA
- a CDS encoding Bug family tripartite tricarboxylate transporter substrate binding protein produces the protein MQRRKFVRNSSVGIVGALGLAGCLGSENGDEPEADDSETDDSDDENADDSDIDFPDSQLTWMIPWGEGGGTDTYARQIAPPLEDAIGQSIQIDNREGAGSLVGSEWLAMQDPDGYTFGTINSAGAHFTWRAAEVDDWHIEEDFEPISYIGGFGHTIIVNRDQAEEAGIEDFGSLRDAYEDGEISGFGNHGAGSDSHLTALLLREEYGLEYDTLVPYDGGGPMQEAVISGEVAAGTATNTSALSAEDSGEAIVLVNLTDLDLTTTWPDIDEITNYGDSLAWLQEHWLTQLAPAGTPEEERQVISEAVEQAVSAEEPQEWAEETGNILEYGDMEEAEELWTGTVETMEEEVDNAIGGFDEFLRMVEES, from the coding sequence ATGCAAAGGCGTAAATTCGTTCGAAATAGTAGTGTCGGCATTGTCGGTGCATTAGGGCTCGCGGGATGTCTTGGGTCAGAGAATGGGGACGAACCGGAGGCAGATGATAGCGAGACAGATGATAGTGATGATGAAAACGCAGATGATAGCGATATAGACTTCCCTGATTCTCAACTAACTTGGATGATACCATGGGGAGAGGGAGGTGGTACTGACACTTACGCGCGACAAATCGCCCCACCCCTCGAAGATGCAATCGGACAATCGATACAGATTGACAACCGCGAAGGTGCTGGAAGCTTAGTTGGTTCCGAATGGCTGGCTATGCAAGATCCAGACGGATACACCTTCGGTACAATCAACAGTGCTGGAGCGCACTTCACGTGGCGCGCGGCCGAGGTTGACGACTGGCATATCGAGGAAGATTTCGAACCGATAAGCTACATAGGGGGTTTTGGTCACACGATTATTGTGAACAGAGACCAGGCCGAGGAGGCTGGTATTGAGGACTTTGGCAGCCTCAGAGACGCCTATGAAGACGGAGAAATTAGCGGGTTCGGAAACCATGGAGCAGGGAGCGATAGTCATCTAACAGCTTTACTCCTCAGAGAGGAGTACGGACTAGAATATGACACACTGGTCCCATATGACGGCGGAGGTCCAATGCAAGAGGCTGTAATATCTGGTGAAGTCGCAGCAGGGACGGCAACTAACACATCAGCGCTTTCTGCGGAGGATTCAGGTGAAGCAATTGTTCTGGTGAACCTTACTGACCTCGATCTTACTACCACGTGGCCGGATATCGATGAAATAACCAATTATGGTGATAGTCTTGCATGGCTTCAAGAGCACTGGTTGACGCAACTTGCACCAGCTGGAACCCCAGAAGAAGAGCGACAAGTCATTTCTGAAGCCGTTGAGCAAGCGGTTAGTGCTGAAGAACCTCAAGAATGGGCCGAAGAAACCGGAAATATTCTTGAGTACGGAGATATGGAGGAGGCAGAAGAGTTGTGGACGGGAACTGTGGAGACAATGGAAGAGGAGGTGGATAACGCAATCGGAGGATTTGACGAGTTCCTCAGAATGGTTGAAGAAAGCTAA